The Peptoanaerobacter stomatis genome includes the window ATAAAATGGCAAAAAACACTCTAAATATAGAAGTTGGAGAGAAAATAAACGTCAAGAAAACACACGAGATGTTGGTGGGAGAATATCTTTTTACCATACAGACGGATCAAAAGGACGTAGATGTAATAGGTAGAATAAAATCAGCCAACAGTGTATATTATGAGCATACCGATATAATAATTTGTACCAAGACAAAGAATATTAAAGATAGAGCATATAACGTCGTTACAGGACATAACTATATAAGTACGGACGACATAATAGGCTCTAACAAACAGATAAAACTGTTAAAAGAAAGAATAAAAAAGATTGCAAAATCTACATCGACAGTTTTTATAACGGGAGAAAGCGGTACGGGTAAAGAACTCATTGCAAGATCTATACACTCCGAATCTGATAGAGCTGATAAACCGTTTATAGCTGTAAACTGTGCGGCAATACCGGACAGTTTATTGGAAACTGAGCTTTTCGGATATGTCAAAGGTGCATTTACAGGTGCGAGCGATCAAGGTAGGATAGGTAAATTTGAGCTTGCCAACAGAGGAGTTATATTTTTGGATGAAATAGGCGATATGCCGTTGCATTTACAAGCGAAAATATTAAGACTGCTCCAAGACAAAGAACTCATAAGGATAGGTTCCAACAAGACGATAAAATTGGATGTGAGAGTTGTAACGGCAACTAATAAGGACTTGAAGAAGCTCATAGAAGAAAAAAAGTTCAGAGAGGATTTGTATTACAGAATAAATGTAATTCCTATAAGCGTTCCACCACTTAGGAAAAGACTTGATGATATAGAAAAATTAGCTTATCATATGCTCGACAGATATAACAAGAGTTTCGGTAAAAATGTTACACATATAGATAGTGAAGTCATACAGATATTTATGGAATATGATTGGGAAGGTAATATCAGAGAGCTTGAAAATGTAATAGAATATATGATGAATATATCTGAAACTGATACACTTACGGAAGAGTTAATCCCTATAAATATACTTGAAAAAAGAGTCGGTTATGAACCGAAAGACGATGAAAAAGCTAATAAAAGTCAAAGAGTAGTTCCTATAAAAGAATTGGAAATGAATGAAATAAGAAAAGCTCTCAACATATACGGCTATGATACGAAAGGCAAGAAGATTGCAGCAAAAAAATTGGGTATAGGAATAGCCACTCTGTACAGAAAGATTGAAGAAGAGATTAATGTTTAATTAAATTATCAAAATGATAAAAAACTATTCTAAAGGTGTGCATTTGGTTGTTGGATGTATATGTATTTTATTTGTGTGCCTTAAATACATGTATTTAAGACTTATTTTGTCTGCATAGTTTTACACACATACAACGAATGTTATTTATATTAAACACCATTGTATATATTATTCTGAAAAAAGTATAGCTTTATAATGTCTAAATATAAATAATTTATCAAAAAATTATTATCAAAATGATAAAATTATCAAAATGATAATAAATTTTTGGTTTTTATATTAAGTGCTTATTAAATTTTTAATCATATTTGCGGATAAATTATACTAATGTAGTATTTTTAAATTTAATATATTTTCTAAATAAACTATAATTTTTAAACGAATATTCGTAGAGGATGATTAAGAAATAAAAAATATTTTTTAATAATTTAAAAACTTGGCACGAAATTTGCATATATTATTTAATGGAAAAGTTTAATAGTAAAATATGACTTGGATAAATTTTAAAATCATTATTGTGCACAAAAAAATAAAACTTGGTGAGGAGTATGATATTAAAAACTGTCTTTATTGCTGTTAGACTTTGGTAAAAATATAGAAGCATAGCTGAATCCTTACATAAAATTGAAGTTATATAAATGTATTTCAGCATATGTATTATTAAAGATTGGGAGAGAAGTATGGAGAATGTAAGATGGATTATCAACGATAATTCAAGAGTTTCAGGTGAAAAAGCGAATGTAGATGCTTTCAGTCAAAATGAAATTTCAAAGGCAAGAAACTTCCATAAAAAATTTGACATTTATGAGCCTACTCCACTTGCAAGACTTACTGAATTGTCAGCAAAGTTAGGGGTTAAGGAGTTTCTTGTAAAAGATGAGTCCAAAAGATTTGGACTTAATGCTTTTAAAGTGCTTGGAGGTTCATATGCAATAGGCAATTTCTTAGCTGAAAAGCTGGAAAAAAACATTGATGAAGTAGATTTTGATATGCTCAAATCAAACGAAACAAAGGAAAAATTGGGAGATATTACTTTTTACACAGCTACGGACGGAAATCATGGTAGAGGTGTGGCTTGGGCAGCTAATCAACTTGGTCAAAAATCTGTTGTATATATGCCAAAAGGTTCTTCACAGTACAGACTTGATAAGATAAAGGCAGAAGGAGCAGATGCCAGCATAACTGATATGAACTATGATGAAGCGGTTAGATTGGCTGATAAAAACGCAAAAGCAACAGGCGGAGAAGTAATCCAAGATACAGCTTGGGAAGGTTATGTAAAAGTGCCTATGTGGATAATGCAAGGCTACGGTACGCTTATGCTTGAGGCGGTTGAACAAATGAAAGAATATGGAATAGATGCACCTACGCATGTATTCTTACAAGCAGGTGTTGGAGCTATGGCAGGTGCGGTTCAAGGGATGATAGCTTCTATATATCCTGAAAACAGACCTATAACTACAATAGTTGAACCGGAAGTTGCAAACTGTATATTCCGTTCAGCAGAAAATAAAAAAATGACTAACGTTACAGGAGATATGTTTACTATAATGGCAGGTCTTGCTTGTGGTGAGCCTAATCCTATAGGTTGGGATATAATGAAAGATTATTCGGATGCATTTATATCTTGCCCTGAATATGTTGCAGCTGATGGTATGAGAGTTTTAGGTAATCCGCTTGGAAATGACCCTAAAGTTATATCAGGAGAATCAGGAGCTGTTACTTCAGGTATAGTATATGAAATCCTTACAGATGAAAATTTAAAAGAACTTAAAGAAAAACTTAAAATAGATGAAAATTCAAAGATTCTTGTAATTTCAACAGAAGGGGATACAGATCCTGATAACTACAGAAAAATAGTTTGGGACGGAGAGTTTTCAAGATAGTTTTAGACTAAGTTTTGGATGGTAATTCTATTTTATTTAAATAGATTTTAGTATAAAATATTAATTTAAAAATTTGCTGTTAAAAGTCAGCAAAAAATATATAGGAGGAAGAAAAAAATGAGTATTGATTACAAGTTAATTCAAGAAAAAGCAGAAGGCTATAAAGCTGCTATGACAAAATTCTTAAGAGATGTAGTAAAGTTTCCTGGTGAAAGCTGCGGAGAAAAAGAACATGCTGAAAGAATTCTTGAAGAAATGAAAATGTTAGAGTTTGATGAAGCGTATATAGACAAACAAGGAAACGTAATGGGATTCATGGGCAAAGGCGACAAGATAATAGCTTTTGACGGACATATAGATACAGTTGGTATAGGAAACAGAGCTAACTGGACATTCGATCCATATGAAGGATTCGAAGATGATTTGCATATAGGCGGTAGAGGAGTTTCTGACCAATTAGGTGGAGTTATATCTGCTGTTTACGGTGCAAGAATAATGAAAGAACTTAACCTTATCCCTGACGGATACAAAGTAATGGTTGTAGGAACAGTTCAAGAAGAAGACTGCGACGGACTTTGCTGGGAATATATAATCAAAAAAGAAAACATAAGACCTGAATTTGTTGTATCTACAGAACCTACTGATGGTGGTATCTACAGAGGACAAAGAGGACGTATGGAAATAAGAGTTGACGTACAAGGTATATCTTGCCACGGTTCAGCTCCTGAGCGTGGAGATAATGCTATATACAAAATGTCTGAAATAATCCAAAACATAAGAGATCTTAATGCAAATTCTGCAGACGAGTCTACTGCAATAAGAGGACTTGTAAAAATGCTTGATAAAAAATACAATCCTGAGCATTATGAAGAAGCTAACTTCCTTGGAAGAGGAACAGTTACAGTATCTCAAATATTCTACACATCTCCAAGCCGTTGTGCAGTAGCTGACTCTTGCAGCATATCACTTGACAGAAGAATGACTGCAGGTGAAACATGGCAAAGTTGTATAAAAGAGATTGAAGACCTTCCGGCAGTACAAAAATACGGTGCTAAGGTATCAATGTACGAATATGATGTACCATCTTGGACAGGAGAAAAATATCCTATAGAATGCTACTTCCCAACTTGGGTAATTCCAAAAGATCACAATGTTACAAAATCTCTTGAAAAAGTATATCAAGGACTATACAATACTGAACTTAGAAAAGGTGACGTAGATAATATAGAAATGAGACAAGCAAGACCTCTTACAGATAAATGGACATTCTCTACAAACGGTGTGTCTATAATGGGAAGAAACGGAATACCTTGCATAGGATTTGGACCTGGAGCGGAAGCTCAAGCCCATGCACCAAATGAAATAACTTGGAAAAACGACTTGGTAACTTGCGCTGCTTTATATGCAGGAGTTCCTTACGAATATTCACAAATAGTAAAATAAATTTTAATATTATTGGACTAAAAAATAAACAAGTTTTAAGTTTAAAGCTAAAAGAAGAGTGCGTGTTTGAAATGCAACTTCATATGTGCGTTAAACACGCATCTTCGGCTTAATATGGAGTAATTACAAATTAAATAATAAATTAATTTCGGAGGATTAAATAATGTCATTAATGCAAAGATATGTAAACAAATTAGATTCACTAAATTTTGAAAAAATGTACAACAACGATTTTTTTGAAACTTGGACAAAAACATTTGATGAATTACAAGCTACTTGGACAGTTGCAGATGCACTTAGAAAATTGAGAGAAGAAAACATATCTACAAAGATATTCGATTCAGGTCTTGGAATATCACTATTTAGAGATAACTCAACAAGAACAAGATTCTCTTTTGCATCAGCTTGTAACCTATTAGGTTTAGAAGTACAAGACTTAGATGAAGGAAAATCACAAATAGCACACGGTGAAACAGTTAGAGAAACAGCTAATATGATATCATTTATGGCTGATGTTATAGGTATCAGAGATGATATGTATATCGGAAAAGGTAACAAATATATGAGAGATTATGCATCATATGTTGACGAAGGACATAAAGACGGTATATTAGAGCAAAGACCTACACTTGTTGACCTTCAATGCGATATAGATCACCCTACACAAACAATGGCTGACGCACTTCATGTAATACACGAATTTGGTGGAATAGAAAATCTTAAAGGCAAAAAAATAGCTATGACTTGGGCTTACTCACCATCTTACGGAAAACCACTTTCAGTACCTCAAGGTGTTGTAGGACTATTTACAAGATTAGGAATGGAAGTATCTCTTGCTCATCCGGAAGGTTATGAAATAATGCCTGAAGTAGAAGAAATAGGTAGAAAAAATGCAGCAGCTTATGGTGGAAAATTCACTAAGACAAACTCAATGGCAGAAGCATTCAAAGATGCAGATATAGTATATCCTAAATCTTGGGCTCCTTTTGCAGCTATGGAAAAAAGAACAGACCTTTATGGAAAAGGCGATATGAACGGAATAAATGAACTTGAAAAAGAACTTCTTGCTCAAAACGCTAAACATAAAGATTGGGAATGTACAGAAGAGTTAATGAAAACTACTAAAGACGGAAAAGCTCTTTACCTACACTGCTTGCCTGCTGATATAACAGGACTTAGCTGTAAAGAAGGAGAAGTTGAAAACTCAGTATTCGACAGATATAGAGTGCCTCTATACAAAGAAGCAAGCTTCAAACCATATATAATAGCAGCTATGATATTCTTATCAAAAGTAAGAAATCCACAAGATATGTTGCAAAGATTAGAAAATGCAAAAAAAGAAAGATGGATGAAATAGTATAAGTTATAAAATCATTACAACTTAATATTTTCCTTTGGCAAAGGTGCTTTGCCAAAGGAATCATTTTTAATATTGCGTGGAAATTTTTATATTTTATGTATATTAAATTTTGCTGAATATTAGGCAAAGTAAGGGACCCATCTAAAATTTAAATAAATGACAGTACTAAGATAAGTGTGGATTTATTTGCAACATTTATCACCAACTCAGCTTTTCTGAATAAATAAAGTAGTATAACTACTGAAATATTAACATTTGGAAAAATAATAATATACAACTCGACAAAAAAATAATTGCACTTTTAAATTTATACTATTTATATCATAATACTGTAAAGATTTGATTTAAAAAGCCTTGTGCTTAAATCAAAGATTTTAGAATAAGTCGAGGTAAGTATTTTATTTCACTTCTTCCTTGTAATTTTAGGGATTTTGTGTCTATTTCCATGTGTAATTGAGTCATTAATATTGATTTAAATAGGGGAGATAATTAATGGAAAACACTAAAGAAAATAATAAAAATTTATACATATACGAAGCGCCGCTTTCAATGTCTGATACTGCTCCACTTGGTTTTCAGCACGTTGTTGCAATGGTAGTAGGATGTATAACGCCGGCACTTATAATATCCGGAGGAGCTGGATTATCACCGGAAGATAAGGTGCTACTTGTTCAATCTTCATTAATTTTTGCAGGGCTTGCTACATTATTGCAAAACTTCGGTCTTTTTGGAAAATTAGGCTCTAAGTTGCCTGTTATAATGGGGGTAGGTTTTGCCTATGTGTCAACGCTTTCAGCTATAGTGAAAAACGCTATAGAAGCAGGCTTTGACGGTCCTAAAGCTATGGCAGTGGTGTTTGGAGCTCAGCTTGTAGGTGGAATAATTTCAATGATTTTTGGGCTATTTGTAAAGAAATTGACAAAACTTTTCCCACCACTTGTTACAGGAACAGTTATACTTTCAATAGGTTTAGGTCTATATCCGGTTGCTGTAAGATATATGGCAGGAGGAGGAAATATAGATATAAATCCAAATTTCGGTTCACTTAAAAACTGGGCTGTAGCTCTTATAACTTTGGCAGTAGTTTTAGTATGTAATAACTGGGGAAAAGGAACAATAAAACTTGCTTCTATATTGATAGGAGTTATAGTAGGATATTTAGTATCTATACCTCTTGGTATGGTTAATTTTTCAAGCATAGCAAATGCAGGTCTTGTTCAAGCACCAAAACCTATGCATTTCGGTTTTGAGTTTGTACCATCAGCAATCATATCTCTTGGAATACTTCATATAGTAAACTCAATACAAGCCATAGGTGATTTAACTGCAACAACACAAGGTGGAATGGATAGACTACCTACAGATGATGAGCTTCAAGGCGGAATAATAGGTTACGGATTTTCAAGTTTAATGGGTTCTGTATTTGGTTGTATGCCTCTTTCAACATTCAGTCAAAATGTTGGTATAGTTACACTTAATAAATGTATAAATAGAAAAATATTTGTGTTCTCATCAATAATTGTAATAATAGCAGGACTTTTACCAAAAATTTCAGCTGTACTTACAACAATTCCTCAGGCGGTTCTTGGAGGTGCTACAATATCAGTTTTTGCAACAATATCTATGACAGGA containing:
- a CDS encoding sigma-54 interaction domain-containing protein, producing MDSPLKRIQNSVIEYANAIANVIGVDVEIVDSQLNTIAGTGAYRENINKNVAKEGYIYIDVIKTGQLHVIKDPGKNILCSKCSEKDECRELMQISMPIKYEKEIVGVIQLVCTKLEQKQKLIAKEKDYLKFIKEIAGNITDKLHELDEQEKTKKRIELFHQIVDDIDKMVIVLNGENTVIHINKMAKNTLNIEVGEKINVKKTHEMLVGEYLFTIQTDQKDVDVIGRIKSANSVYYEHTDIIICTKTKNIKDRAYNVVTGHNYISTDDIIGSNKQIKLLKERIKKIAKSTSTVFITGESGTGKELIARSIHSESDRADKPFIAVNCAAIPDSLLETELFGYVKGAFTGASDQGRIGKFELANRGVIFLDEIGDMPLHLQAKILRLLQDKELIRIGSNKTIKLDVRVVTATNKDLKKLIEEKKFREDLYYRINVIPISVPPLRKRLDDIEKLAYHMLDRYNKSFGKNVTHIDSEVIQIFMEYDWEGNIRELENVIEYMMNISETDTLTEELIPINILEKRVGYEPKDDEKANKSQRVVPIKELEMNEIRKALNIYGYDTKGKKIAAKKLGIGIATLYRKIEEEINV
- the dpaL gene encoding diaminopropionate ammonia-lyase; translated protein: MENVRWIINDNSRVSGEKANVDAFSQNEISKARNFHKKFDIYEPTPLARLTELSAKLGVKEFLVKDESKRFGLNAFKVLGGSYAIGNFLAEKLEKNIDEVDFDMLKSNETKEKLGDITFYTATDGNHGRGVAWAANQLGQKSVVYMPKGSSQYRLDKIKAEGADASITDMNYDEAVRLADKNAKATGGEVIQDTAWEGYVKVPMWIMQGYGTLMLEAVEQMKEYGIDAPTHVFLQAGVGAMAGAVQGMIASIYPENRPITTIVEPEVANCIFRSAENKKMTNVTGDMFTIMAGLACGEPNPIGWDIMKDYSDAFISCPEYVAADGMRVLGNPLGNDPKVISGESGAVTSGIVYEILTDENLKELKEKLKIDENSKILVISTEGDTDPDNYRKIVWDGEFSR
- a CDS encoding YgeY family selenium metabolism-linked hydrolase; this encodes MSIDYKLIQEKAEGYKAAMTKFLRDVVKFPGESCGEKEHAERILEEMKMLEFDEAYIDKQGNVMGFMGKGDKIIAFDGHIDTVGIGNRANWTFDPYEGFEDDLHIGGRGVSDQLGGVISAVYGARIMKELNLIPDGYKVMVVGTVQEEDCDGLCWEYIIKKENIRPEFVVSTEPTDGGIYRGQRGRMEIRVDVQGISCHGSAPERGDNAIYKMSEIIQNIRDLNANSADESTAIRGLVKMLDKKYNPEHYEEANFLGRGTVTVSQIFYTSPSRCAVADSCSISLDRRMTAGETWQSCIKEIEDLPAVQKYGAKVSMYEYDVPSWTGEKYPIECYFPTWVIPKDHNVTKSLEKVYQGLYNTELRKGDVDNIEMRQARPLTDKWTFSTNGVSIMGRNGIPCIGFGPGAEAQAHAPNEITWKNDLVTCAALYAGVPYEYSQIVK
- the ygeW gene encoding knotted carbamoyltransferase YgeW encodes the protein MSLMQRYVNKLDSLNFEKMYNNDFFETWTKTFDELQATWTVADALRKLREENISTKIFDSGLGISLFRDNSTRTRFSFASACNLLGLEVQDLDEGKSQIAHGETVRETANMISFMADVIGIRDDMYIGKGNKYMRDYASYVDEGHKDGILEQRPTLVDLQCDIDHPTQTMADALHVIHEFGGIENLKGKKIAMTWAYSPSYGKPLSVPQGVVGLFTRLGMEVSLAHPEGYEIMPEVEEIGRKNAAAYGGKFTKTNSMAEAFKDADIVYPKSWAPFAAMEKRTDLYGKGDMNGINELEKELLAQNAKHKDWECTEELMKTTKDGKALYLHCLPADITGLSCKEGEVENSVFDRYRVPLYKEASFKPYIIAAMIFLSKVRNPQDMLQRLENAKKERWMK
- a CDS encoding uracil-xanthine permease family protein, which gives rise to MENTKENNKNLYIYEAPLSMSDTAPLGFQHVVAMVVGCITPALIISGGAGLSPEDKVLLVQSSLIFAGLATLLQNFGLFGKLGSKLPVIMGVGFAYVSTLSAIVKNAIEAGFDGPKAMAVVFGAQLVGGIISMIFGLFVKKLTKLFPPLVTGTVILSIGLGLYPVAVRYMAGGGNIDINPNFGSLKNWAVALITLAVVLVCNNWGKGTIKLASILIGVIVGYLVSIPLGMVNFSSIANAGLVQAPKPMHFGFEFVPSAIISLGILHIVNSIQAIGDLTATTQGGMDRLPTDDELQGGIIGYGFSSLMGSVFGCMPLSTFSQNVGIVTLNKCINRKIFVFSSIIVIIAGLLPKISAVLTTIPQAVLGGATISVFATISMTGVKMISSAGLNPRNIGVVGIALAIGEGIVRVPGSLTGFPKMIIDVFGTSATSTTTLIAVVLNLVLPQIIENNSKKE